The Dietzia sp. ANT_WB102 region GTGGTCTCCAGCTCCAAGAACGCGGAGGCAGTGCTCACCGCGGCTGGGCTGCGAAACCGCTTCGAGGTGATCGTCGACGGACTGGTCGCGGCCGCAGAAGGTCTCCCCGGCAAGCCCCGCCCCGACACGTACCTGCGGGGCGCCGAATTGCTCGGCGTGCCCGCAGAGCGCTGCGTGGTGATCGAGGACGCCGTCTCCGGCGTGCAGGCCGGCGCCGCCGGCGGGTTCGCCCGGGTGGTCGGCGTGGACCGCGGGGCCGGGCGCGAGACCCTGCTCGCGGAAGGCGCCGACGTCGTCGTCGTCGACCTCGCCGAGCTCATCCCTGGACGGGCGGAGGACGACCAGTGACCCGTACACCCTTCTCGCGGGGACCGGTCCACGACACCGTCGGCCAGTCCGTACCCGGGAACATCCGCACCACCTACGGCGTCAACCTCCGCAGCCACCTCGAGGTGCCGGAGATCAACCGCTCCACCCACCCCGCCGATCCGTGGCGCTGGGTCGAGACCCGACCCAAGGCGTCCCCGCTCGGGGTCTCCGAGACACAGTTCACCGTGGCCAACGGCTACCTGGGTATGCGCGGCAACCCCGAGGAGGGGCGCGACTCCGCCCAGCACGGCACCTTTGTCAACGGTTTCCACGAGACGTGGCACATCCAGCACGCCGAGGACGCCTACGGTCTCGCCCGCGAGGGCCAGACCATGATCCAGGCCCCCGACACCAAGACGATCCGCATCTACGTGGACGACGAACCGCTCCGCCTGAGTGTGGCCGACCTCGAGCACTATGAGCGCAGCATCGACTTCCGGGACGGGATCCTGCGTCGCGAGGTCGTGTGGCGTACCCCCGCCGGCAAGAAGGTCGTCATCCGCTCCAGCCGGATGGTGTCGATGGTGGAGAAGCACCTCGCGGTGATGACCTACGAGATCGAACTCCCCGACGAGCCCGCGCCCGTCGTGATCTCCTCGCAAGTGCTCAACAGGCAGGACGGCGAGGACGAATACAGTTCCGCGGAAGACGCGCCGGAACAGGGGTTCGACCCCCGCCGTGCGGAGGGCCTCGAGCATCGCGTGCTCGAATCCCAACTCGCCGAATGCCAGCGCGGCTACCACGTGCACGGCTACCGGTGCGCCAACTCGGGAATGACGATCGCCGTCGCCGTGGACCACCTGCTGGAGACCGAGGACGACGTGGCGATGAGCCACGAGATCGATGACGACTCGTCCACGGTCGTCTACCACGCGCACGTCACCCCGGGCCGCGTCCTCACGCTGACCAAGCTGGCCGCGTACCACACCTCCGAGGTGGTACCCGCCGGTGAACTGGCCGACCGGTGCTCACGCACCCTGGGCCGTGCCCGTGTGCGCGGGGTCGAGGAGCTGCACCGCACCCAGCGGGACTGGTACGACCATTTCTGGGACCGTGCCGACGTCGAGGTCGAGGGGCCGGCGGAGACGCAGCAGGCCATCCGCTTCAACCTCTTCCAGTTGGCCCAGGCGTCCGCCCGGGCCGAGTACAACGGCATCGCCGCCAAGGGCGTCACCGGGAGCGGCTACTCCGGACACTACTTCTGGGACACCGAGACCTACGTCCTGCCGTTCCTGACGTACACGATGCCGCGGTTCGCCCGGAATGCCCTGCGCTTCCGCTACAACATGCTTGACAAGGCTCGCGAGCGGGCCAAGGACCTGTCCGTCAACGGCGCCCTCTATCCGTGGCGCACCATCAACGGCGAGGAAGCATCGGCCTACTACGAAGCCGGCACCGCCCAGTACCACATCAACGCGGACATCGCGCACGCCATGGTCAAGTACCTGTGGGCCACTGAGGACCATGAGTTCTTGATCCGCGAGGGCGTGGACGTGCTGGTCGAGACCGCGCGGATGTGGGTGTCGCTGGGGTTCTTCGACGGTGACGGAATGTTCCACATTCACGGTGTGACCGGGCCCGACGAGTACACCACCGTCGTGGACAACAATCTGTTCACCAACGCGATGGCCCGATTCAACCTCGTGGCAGCAGCCATCGCCTGCAAACGCATCGCCGAACTGGGGGACGGCCAGTGGGAGGCCATCTGCCGCCGCCTCAAGCTGAGCGGCGACGAGATCTCCGAGTGGAAGCGCGCCGCCAAGAACATGGTGATCGCCTTTGATGCCGAACTGGGTGTGCATCCGCAAGACCAGGACTTCCTCGCCAAGGAGGTCTGGGACCAGGACCTCGACGACCCGCGGCGGCCGCTGCTGCTGCACTTCCACCCGCTGGTGATCTACCGGCACCAGGTGCTCAAACAGGCCGACGTGGTGCTGGCGATGTTTCTGCGCGGCGACGAATTCACCGAAGAGGAGAAGCGGGCCAACTTTGAGTACTACGACCCGTTGACGACCGGTGACTCCACCCTCTCTGCGGTGGTGCAGTCGATCATCGCGGCCGAGATCGGCTACTGCGACGAGGCGTTCGAGCACTTCCAGAAGGCGCTCGTGGTGGATCTGGCCGACGTGCACGGCAACGCGGCCGACGGGATCCACGTCGCCTCTGCCGGCGGGGTGTGGTCCGCCCTGGTCAGTGGGTTCGGCGGAATGCGCGACTATCGCGGCGACATCTCGTTCGACCCGCGGGTGCCCGCGGAGTGGTCGGGACTGACCTTCCGGCTCACGGTCCGGGGTACGCACGTGCGGGTCCGGTGTACGCACGCCGAGATCACGATCGAGAACCTCAACGGTGCGGACTTCGAGTGCACGGTGCAGGGGCGTCCGGTGACCGTGCCGGCGGGTCAGACGATGACCTTCGAGCTCGACGACCGGGCCCGCGTCTGCGTGTCCTGCGCCGAACGCGGCTGACCCGCCGGGGCCCACGGCGCGGTACGGCGACTGCCGAGCCGGGGCCTGCGCACATCGCAGGCCCCGGCCGCCCCCACGCCGGCCGCCCCAACGCCGGCCGCCCCCACGCCGGCCGCCACGCCGGCCGCCCCCACGCCGGCTTGCGCGCCCAGATTGCACGGTACGGGTCGGGGTACGCGCTGGGCTCGGACCATAGAGCACGCGTAAGTCGCAGGGCGCCGTCTCATGCTGCCCAGCCTGCGGCCCGCCGCGCGTAGGCCGCGC contains the following coding sequences:
- a CDS encoding glycoside hydrolase family 65 protein is translated as MTRTPFSRGPVHDTVGQSVPGNIRTTYGVNLRSHLEVPEINRSTHPADPWRWVETRPKASPLGVSETQFTVANGYLGMRGNPEEGRDSAQHGTFVNGFHETWHIQHAEDAYGLAREGQTMIQAPDTKTIRIYVDDEPLRLSVADLEHYERSIDFRDGILRREVVWRTPAGKKVVIRSSRMVSMVEKHLAVMTYEIELPDEPAPVVISSQVLNRQDGEDEYSSAEDAPEQGFDPRRAEGLEHRVLESQLAECQRGYHVHGYRCANSGMTIAVAVDHLLETEDDVAMSHEIDDDSSTVVYHAHVTPGRVLTLTKLAAYHTSEVVPAGELADRCSRTLGRARVRGVEELHRTQRDWYDHFWDRADVEVEGPAETQQAIRFNLFQLAQASARAEYNGIAAKGVTGSGYSGHYFWDTETYVLPFLTYTMPRFARNALRFRYNMLDKARERAKDLSVNGALYPWRTINGEEASAYYEAGTAQYHINADIAHAMVKYLWATEDHEFLIREGVDVLVETARMWVSLGFFDGDGMFHIHGVTGPDEYTTVVDNNLFTNAMARFNLVAAAIACKRIAELGDGQWEAICRRLKLSGDEISEWKRAAKNMVIAFDAELGVHPQDQDFLAKEVWDQDLDDPRRPLLLHFHPLVIYRHQVLKQADVVLAMFLRGDEFTEEEKRANFEYYDPLTTGDSTLSAVVQSIIAAEIGYCDEAFEHFQKALVVDLADVHGNAADGIHVASAGGVWSALVSGFGGMRDYRGDISFDPRVPAEWSGLTFRLTVRGTHVRVRCTHAEITIENLNGADFECTVQGRPVTVPAGQTMTFELDDRARVCVSCAERG